The genomic interval TCAACATGGTACCTCAGAAACATACACAAGGTTCTTCTGCTCCAATTCTCCATACAAAGACAAAGACACACACGGATACATATCAAATTCAGAACTAAttccaaaccaaatttacaatCTCGATATGAACTAAACATACCTCAAGATTAATGTAAAAGCCAAGTCCTTTTTGCCCATTTCATATGttttaagagaaaaaaaaacaaaagggtAATGAAATGTTAAGCATTAGCTATTAGAGATGAACGAACAGAGCGAGCATCTGTGAGTTTGTAATCTtcctttcattctttcattgaAATAATTGCAAGATAGAATAAGAAAGATCAAGAAAGAGATTACCATACACAAGTTGCTAATTTTAGAGACTACTCTTTCTGGGTTTGCCTTTCCGCCTCGCTCTACTTCTCGAAGGCTCCCTCCTAATTACATCGCTCTCTTTAGGTTTCGTCGATGATGGCCCTTCTTCTTTCACCTTCTGTTgctcttcttgttcttgttcttgttcttgctcTAGCTTATCTTGTTCCTCTTTCTCACTGGCTTTAGCTTTTTTGGATTGACTTGCTTCAACTTCTTGAgctgcagcagcagcagcagcagcttcTTCTATTTTTGCTGATGATTTCTCTTCAATGATCTTTCGAGGTCTTCCTCGCTTTCTTGGGGTCTGAGGCAGAGGCTGTGATAGTTGCTGCTGGGCTTCCTCTCCAGTTGATGAAGCTTCTGCGATTGCTACTGAAAGCTCCTTCGTTTTCTGAGGTTTCTTCTTACCCATATCTATCTCCCCCAATCAAACACTAACAAAGCTCTTGCCTTTAAATCGATTACACTTCAAGACACAAACTTTTTAATCtgagaaaaaagagagaagaagaatctAAACTCACACCGCCAAACAATCAAATCTTATTGGATCCCAGAAGACCACTTCTTTTTCCTCACTTCTCCTCTGTGTTTTTCTCTATCAAATATTAATAAGCAGCAACTGAAGTGATTTCTTTGACCAACCTCAATATTCTGGAAACCCCATTAAATCaatcctctctctttctctctctctctcccttcagTCATATCCAAGACCTAAATACCCAATAAAAATCGAGGCTCCTTTTAGTCCTACGGCATAAAATATACAAATATTGTAAAAGCTCAAAAGCCACTAGAAAATAACATTTCCATTTTGCTCTTTTTCTATTTATCATCAAGGTAGAAAAGACAAAGCCATGGAAATAGGTCTAAATCTAATGGTGTGGGATGACCAACATGCCAAAATAAGAGAAATTTTCTGTATAATTCTTCTTAAAATTATCAATTTGTTATTATTGTGGGTAAGAAAACAAGTATTCTGAAATTtctgaagaaaaacaaaaataaaatttaagaaAGAAAGATTAGATTGGTACTGTACTATCGAACCTATATCATCAGTGTTTCAGACTGACCACCCTGTGTCGCTTCCCCGGGCTTCGCGCCCTTTGATGAGCTTTGATACCCTCCTCCTCACCTCTACCACCCTCACCTACTCCTCCATTCTGATGCCTCCCTCAACTGAAGCCAATAATTTTGCCTTTGCTGTGGTCTCGCTTCATTATACCCACTtagcttcatcttcatcaatcAATCAGATGAACTGATGATGAAGGCATGAAGTGGTATTCCCTTTCATTCTTTTATAATCATTCccatctctctttttttcacgAATTAAATGAATAATTCATATGTTGATATAAACTTCTGGCCTGGTTTGCGTGATTGCGACTTGCGAGTTTGCGAATTCAAAGTTTAATTTATCGAAAACCTGAAAGTTGAAATTCCTATTTCCATTAGGTCAGAGTTTTTGAGACCTAAAATTTTCCATAACGGAACCTCCCCTGGGATACCTAATGCCATTAGGAGTGCTTGAATTGCTGCCACGTCTTGTCGAGGTGATGTTCAACCAGGACGAAGACTTCATTTTAGGTAAgtgcaatatatatatcgagcaCTACCTTCTTCCCTTCTCATTGAGGAATCAATTGGTTAAGGTTAAATGCCACTACCTTCTATCCTTCTCGTTTGAGGTATTATAATCTTAGTGGGAATTACTTGGTTTGACGTCTATATAAACTTCACTAGAAAAATACTCGAGACCTGTTTTTTATCAACAACATTCAAGCTTTTGGCCCTTGCTTTTGTGATGGCGTTTGGAGCTCTAGTTTGCACgattttcataatcttatgtGCTACCGGCGCTACTTCTCAAGCTAGAGCAGAAACAAAGATAGCTGTCGACCAATCTGGCAAAGGTGATTACTCTACAATACAAGAAGCTATTGATTCTGTTAGGTCCAACAATGCTGATCCTGTGACTATTTTGGTCAAGCCTGGAAGCTACAAGGAGACTATCACTGTCCCTCCGGACAAGCCAAACATAACGTTAATAGGTAGTACCACAAAAGCAAGTGATGTAATTATAACATGGGATCGTAAAGGAGAGATTGATACACTTGCAACCTTTCATGTTGCTGCTTCAAACTTCATAGCACGCTACATCACATTTGAGAACACATTCGGCCCTGGTGATCAAGCACAAGCAGTCGCGCTAAGGGTCTCCGGCGATAGAGCAGCGTTTCACGACTGCTCCATGAAAGGCTATCAAGATACTCTGTTCGACGACAATGGCAAACACTACTACGAAAACTGTTACATCGAAGGAGTTGTTGATTTCATATTTGGGAATGCGActtctttctttcaaagttGTCACATACATTCGCCATATTCCAAAAATGGAGGATATATTGCGTCGCAGCGAAGGGGAGCCGCCGCGAACTCTGGAGGGTTTGTGTTCTTCAAAGGCCAGATTACCGCCGAAGGCGAAATGAAGACGTATTTAGGAAGACCATGGGGGGTTCCCTATTCTACTGTGATCTTTGCCTACACTTACATGGAGAATGTGATACAGCCACAAGGTTGGAACAGCTCTTTTGTATCAGAAGATGAATTAAAGAAGAGCTCGATTTGTGGGCAGTTCAAATGCGAGGGACCAGGTGCATCAACATCTGATAGGGTTAAATGGGCGCGAGAATTCAGTGAGGAGGATATTGCACCATATTTGACGACGGATAATTTTATCGATGGAAAAGACTGGCTAAGGTCTCCACCGGTAACTACTTCGCCTCCGCTGTCGCCACCACCTCAAATGAAGCCGTCAGTACCAAAACCAGAACACCTGCCACCACCGGCACCGGCAATGATTCCCTCTTCGCCGCCACCGGTGGCGGTCCCGTCTCCTTCGCCACCCGTACCGTCACCACCACCGGTGGCGATCCCGTCTCCTCCATCACCGCAACCGGTGGCGTTCGAGTCTCCACCAGCGGCGGCAAACCCGTATGATCCGTATCCGTCAACACCCGTGGCGCCACCTCCACCGGAAGTGATACCGTATCCACCATCACCGCCGCCGGGGATCCCGTCTCCACCACCATTGATATGGGTGGAGGAGGCACCACCAGCACCAGTGACGGCAGCACCGCCACCACCATCAGCAGGGAGGGAGGTTGAGTGGTCGCCAGGTGCACCAAGATGGAAGAATAGAGGAGTTGTTGAAGGTGTGAATATGTACTTTACGTCGGAGGCTTCTTCACTCTCATCATCACCTTTCAGCAGTGTTAAGACGATGGCTCTTTCCGCAGCGATTTTACTATACTTGCTGGTCTAAACCAAAGAGACCAATTAAACTATTGAATCATGGGGTGAGCCCATTGTCAGGTTCGTTCATCTGATCATCTCTCCCTATACATGTACATAATTGAAGACACAGCCGATTAAGAAGCCATTTCTCGCGTTGCACAGTACTGACAATAGCATTGTATGATGACTATGATCTTCGTGCCCTTCATTTTGTATCCTTTAGAAAAATTTGAATTGCCTTGTAGGAAAATTGGTTGTCTTCTTGTTTCATAATTTCATTGATACCGTAcatgaaaatatatacaagCAGCTAGCTGAGGATCAagaatttaaattgaattcCTGATCTGCATGCAATTCAATTAATTTTAGTAATTCATCAATGTTGCTCTATATCTTTCTTAAAAGCGCGCTATTTGTTCCATAACTCAAAGATTAAAAATACATGAGAAATCATAATCACATAGGGAGAATTTCAATAAGGGGGTGAGCCTAATCTCAGCTATCCTCTGTATaatcttaaaaagacacataatTACATGAGAAATCAAGGCATATAATCTCAGCTTATCATGATTTTTAATCAGTGAGCCAATCACATTTTAAAAAAGACAAAGCGACCTTGGTTCTCCGTTCTATCATGTACAGTTAAAGTAGTAGCTGGTCAAGCATATATACGTTTTAGGTCTAGTGAGATGCGTGATATCATTTAAGACGTGAATTGGGCTCTGTTGGGCCCTATCTCTGAAAAACTAAAGACCAAACGCCTTGGATCGGAAATATGAATCAGAATATCAGATTGTCAACTTGCTTCACGAGGTCCAACTATGGCGGGTAATTGATATGGCGGGTAATTCATGAAAGATAGCAATTAAGACGCTGAGACATAAGTTTTACAGTTTTACTAATGCAGTAAAATTTGTATTTTCACTTTTGTGCAAATGTTCTTGCCTTTTCTAAAACAGTGTATCCATTTTTTCTCATCGGTTTCTATGAATCTAAATCAAATTTTCTTCGCAGTGGATGGCCGGTGATGTTGTCGTCATAATAAGAACATAATATGCCTGCATATTCAGTACGTGTTTCAATggatttgatcaattataaaTTAACCGAAATACATTGAATCACGTTGCTTTTACCTCAAGCGACgctaaatttaattatttttctcttttttgtgTTAATTGTTCTACCTTAAAATAGGTGTTAATTGGTCACCAAGGTTCGCCCATCACTTTCTTTGTTTGAGAGACGGCAGCCTCGTGAGTGCAAATTCTGTTGCCTCCTCATCGGATAAGATCGTAGGTAAAAGTCAGAGGAGACCCATTTGCTTCAAGATCCCCGCCCTCCTTCCTCCCCCTATAAAACCCAAGACTTCATTTTGCACCGTTTCTTTGGAGACCTTTCAGAATATCTCCACCTCAAGACGACCCGAAAAGGAAAtattcattatttatttttagaaagAAAGTTTCTTGGAACACTTGGGGGGTGTCATTCTATATTTCTATTATTGCTGTCCACCAGTTCTGGGCTGAGGTAGTCTCAAAAGCCTCAACCTTTGGTGTTGGA from Argentina anserina chromosome 2, drPotAnse1.1, whole genome shotgun sequence carries:
- the LOC126784762 gene encoding uncharacterized protein LOC126784762, translated to MGKKKPQKTKELSVAIAEASSTGEEAQQQLSQPLPQTPRKRGRPRKIIEEKSSAKIEEAAAAAAAAQEVEASQSKKAKASEKEEQDKLEQEQEQEQEEQQKVKEEGPSSTKPKESDVIRREPSRSRARRKGKPRKSSL
- the LOC126784349 gene encoding putative pectinesterase 11, with amino-acid sequence MAFGALVCTIFIILCATGATSQARAETKIAVDQSGKGDYSTIQEAIDSVRSNNADPVTILVKPGSYKETITVPPDKPNITLIGSTTKASDVIITWDRKGEIDTLATFHVAASNFIARYITFENTFGPGDQAQAVALRVSGDRAAFHDCSMKGYQDTLFDDNGKHYYENCYIEGVVDFIFGNATSFFQSCHIHSPYSKNGGYIASQRRGAAANSGGFVFFKGQITAEGEMKTYLGRPWGVPYSTVIFAYTYMENVIQPQGWNSSFVSEDELKKSSICGQFKCEGPGASTSDRVKWAREFSEEDIAPYLTTDNFIDGKDWLRSPPVTTSPPLSPPPQMKPSVPKPEHLPPPAPAMIPSSPPPVAVPSPSPPVPSPPPVAIPSPPSPQPVAFESPPAAANPYDPYPSTPVAPPPPEVIPYPPSPPPGIPSPPPLIWVEEAPPAPVTAAPPPPSAGREVEWSPGAPRWKNRGVVEGVNMYFTSEASSLSSSPFSSVKTMALSAAILLYLLV